The nucleotide window AAACTGTATGTACTAAGAGAACATATTAATGATTAATATTTTAGTTTTTGATGTCAAATTATGATTTTGATCCCTCTATTATGTTCAAATTTGatatttactttttatattttgtttGCCATAATTTGACTCATCTACTTTTAGAATGTCATTTATTGATCTAAATAAACTAATAACAACATTAAATATTTTGCTTATAATGTTtcgcaattttttttaaatacccTTTCCACCGTATCATGCTAATatgtattattttttttgttgGAATGGGTGTTTTTAAGAAAATTTCATGTCAATATTTTAAATAGAATAGCTAGTGGTATTAATTATTGAACTAACTAATGACATCATAAAAGTAGGACAAATGGCATCCTCCTTACTCAACAATGCCATATAAAGGCATGGATTCAAATCCCAAAAATAGCAAATGCTGAGATTTACTTGGTAGGTGGCACTCTCCCTCCATAAACCCCATGGACCTGTTGAACAGGTCTATTATCCACCCTATTGAGGGGTCATTTCTCTCCAAGTGGTCAAAATTCCCTTAACAACTATcaaatatatagagagagagaaagagactAAATCTCTAATTTTGTTATAATAGAAGGATCAAAATTTTATGCAAAAACAGAGGGATCAAACTCataatttaacttaatttattATTCAAGGTTATTAAACTACACCCAATGttattaaactattagtaagtttacattttgatcactcaacttcaaaaagatacaaaatagtcactaaactattcgaaagtttttatttaagtcattgggctgttaagtttttttttttttagaaccaGCTAGCGAGCTCCAAGTTACAATTTGGCGATCAGTACGGTGGATCAGTATCCATCGATGAGTAGAAGAATATACATTGGATCCAAATCAATCTAATAGTCAGTATCTGAGGGACAATTGTTTGGATTTTAGTCTGAAGATTCATaatgtttaaaattgtttcatgaaaaaattgaGTTGTAAAAGAGAAGGGGAAGGGGAGCTTTTAATTGGTGTAGATGGTGCAAATAGATAAGGCCATACAACAACGATTTTAATAACCCAattacttaaatgaaaactttcgaatagtttaaTGACCATCTTATAACCTTTTGAAGTTGAGTAACCAAAatttaaacttactaataatttaataatcttGAGTGTAATTTACCCAATATAGAATAATTATATAAACCACTTGAGAGAAAGAGAACCTGATTACTTGCTTGATCGTGAAATTTTTGGGTGGACATAATTTCAGCATCATTATTCCCACCTGCATTCAATACACAACATTTATAATGAATATTGCTTAAATACAATATTAGAAGAGAAGGGGATGAAAGAATTTAAACCTGTAACATGTAAGTACTAGACGAAAGTCGTATTCATTTCTCAAACCATTTCAAGCACCAAAAACATCCCTTTTTAtaagaacaaatttttttctttccataCATGTCATTAGATATTCACACAATATCTTAATGTCCCTAAAATTTACCCAGCTTATAAAcatacaaagaaaaaaaaggatcTAAGTGCTGCATTTGCAtgcctttaattttttttttttactcagtTATGCTCAGGAGGGTGACGTTTAGGGCCaccataatcatcaccaagagcTACAAAATCATCTCTTTCAACCTTAGTTTCATGATCCCATGTTTTACATTTGCCATCATAGCTGTAATTTGCACCTGAATTCTTTGAATCCACACCTACTTCATGTCCTCCCATTTTCCTTTCTCTAAAACCCTCATCAAATTCctgcataaaatatatatatatatatatatatataatcttttaATACAAAAGATATCGTAATAGGATTGTAGATACTAAGATTCGAAACCCAACCTTTCGAACAGATACAACATATTCTTTACTTTCATCACCTagaacaaaaattgaaataaCATGATAATCTTAACCAAGAGTGATCTAAAAGATAAAAGTTACaccaattaatatatatatatatatatatatatatatatatatataccttgatgAGAATGCATTGAGGAGTTCTTGAGGGTATATGAAACTAAGAAAACCCAAAGTATTATATCTATGAACCTTATATGCAACATCTTCGGTGAATAAAAATAGGTTCTTTTTCTTTGCTTAAAAACTAATCAAAGAGATGAAATCTGGAATTTGAAGAGAGTTTCAAAGTTCAAAAACCCAATTAGTCAAAATTAGGGTTTTTGGACATTGttgcttaattaattaaaaatattgatTTCTGTGATAAATACAGAGCTTAGGAAAGCTcaccaattttattttttaaataactaTATCAGCTAATatccaatttaaaaattaatgaaaACAGATTAGtagtctttttttttcaaaagctTGAATGTGATTTTGTCCCCTATTGTATTTGGATTGGAAATGTTGATTTTGTCACTCTTTGTTTTCATGCATGCAACATTGATTATAATACGAAATGTTAATTAAAATACTATTTTAATTATATGCTAAGATTTTAAAAATTCTGGAATTTATTTTTCAAGCTTAACTAGTTTGTTTCATTCAATATAATATATTGGTTATAATTTATTAGATGCTATTTGAGACTTATTTTGTATTATTAAATAAAAGGGTCAGAGATTCTTCTGCTTGattaaaatattacataaaaCAAAGGAGAATGtgatattaaaaagaaaaaagaaaaacaaatctaCCTATCTTCCCTAGGATACCCTGTTGTATCTATATAGCTAGGCAAATTTctagttttctttctttttattaaaaacaGTTTTCGTTTTAAAGGCATGCTTTAttgttatattaaattatataaatgacTTTCGCCCTCAATTTAGTCAaccaaaattatttaaaaggttTTTTATTAAAAACATTATTTTCCTAAATAATATCGCCCAAGATTAAAATCTTAAGTTAATAAATATTGAGTATAATGGTAAAGTGCATTATACTTAAAAAAAAATGCAGTTCAAACTTTgaaaataaattgttaaaaagACAATTATAAACACTAAACAGATATCTGAAATTGTTGGAGTGCCATCATATGCAAATACCACTTGTAGATTCTTTATTAAGTTATTTTAGATTTAAATCTCATCATtaattcacattatttaaatttattctaatctaacttcaaatatattttaattctAATTGATGAAATGTACATTACCTATCATTTTTACTATACTTGTGCAACACTTAAGTAAATATTAAATTCCTAAAATGTGAGAAAAAATTAGGGTGAAAATAGCAATTAAACAAGACAACTAAatgataatatattatttatttgaatAATATAATTTCCAATTAAACCACACATGAGTAGCAAAAATTTCTGTTTTAAGTTTCATTTTATATAATTTCAAGTAAGATCCCTGAATATCCATTacctttataaaaaaattaataatataattatatttgtgGTATATGTAATTTTTGGATATAATTAAATATTCTAATTTATTTAAgatttaatatgcatatatttataatatatataaaaaatatgaatttggaaaaattttgaattgacAAAAATACTTTTTGAtgttcatttaattactaaaccgACATTAAACAAATAATTTTTCACACTTAAGAACAATAGATAaaacttttataaaaaataatagataaaataatatcattaattttTTTGTATAAAGAGTTTTATTGGTTTGAACTACACAATTgagtatattaattattaataatatattattttaaaacaattattatttaattagtgtTATAATTATATACCTATTAAAATTAAGATTTATTAGTATAAATAACGTTGAAAAATATGGAAAGGATGGAGTGTCCACTCCTTTACCTACTTCCTCCAAGCACAAAGCCTAATTTCAACAATTGTTCGGGCCAACACTTGGTATCACAGCTTGTCACTTAATGTAGCTAGTGGAGAACCCTTGTGTTGATAGATTCAAATTATAAAAGGATCATCTACCTCATGTCCCCTAATGTTGGAAATTGGCCATTATACTTACTGGAAAACTTGCATGAAAGCTTATATTAAATCCATTGGTGAGAAGGCTTGGCGTGTCGTTCTTATTGGAGGGAACCACCAATGATGGATAGTAAAAATGGGAGAGTAGCCAAGCTAAAAGTGCAATGGGCCACTGAGGAACACTACAAGTTATAAGTATAAAAATTTGTTAGTATAAGGCCTAAAGATCTATGTTGACGGTCAAATGGGCTACTCCAACAAAATATGATTCATTGCTATTGGGATATATTGGTATAAGCTTTTAGGGATGGCTAGAATCCGTTTGTATATGCCTCTTAGGCTATAATGACAACTATTCCGTAAGTAAATGTTGTTTTCAATGCTCACTATCCACAATAACTTTTCATACCGTTTAATCCGTCAGTAAATTAATAATCATATACTGACAAAATTAAGAGCGGTTTCCGTCGGTAAAACTcattttgagttttttatttttgtaatctaTTATCAATATATAATAAAATCCAATAGGAAAGATGAATATTgtaatttttcttcatttttattgCTTTATCTTGACGATATCTACCATTAGTATAGATTTAAAATTAATCAATAGAAGATCTAAATAgtgtttaattaattttaaaacattcttcataattaaattaattgttaatGTAATAGTAATTATATAAAGAATATTAAATGCAAGATACAATTAAAGTGTTCATATAATGATGAAAATATTGTCTTATAATAAATTTCCTGGAGTTAACATAAGTATTAAAGACAAACCATAAATCCCAAATGTAACGTACTTGGTGACATCTCTTTTATTCGAACCTCATGCCCCATAAAATTGATTTATACATCAAGCAACATTTGTTTATTTTCCTGCATCAAATACAATAACAATTCAAAGGATTACTTATTTGTCGTGTAATCTATTATAGTATTCTTACCTATTATGCAAACATAGCCGTACAAGTCCAGGCATCTTAGATTAGGGCATTCATAAGCTAGACTCAACACTCCTATATCACCAACATTATCACACCAAATTTAAAGGTTGCAATAGTTTACAGTTTTGCCTAATAGTTTGTGCATGTAAACAATTGAAACAATTCGTTTTTAGTCAGCAACAATAATTATTCAGAGTATTGCATGGTCAGTTGTAGCTCTAACACATCCACAGAGATTTAATATTTTCAGTTTTTGACAAAATTTAGTCAAATATTCAAGAGCTTCATCACTAAAAGATGTGCAACCACTGATTAAGCTTCGTAATGTTAGGACAACCATAGGCTAATGTGTACAAAAAGTGATCACTAAGCTTGAAACTTTTGCTTAGGTCCAGCTCTTGTAGATCATGACAAAATTTTGTAGTAGTTTCGATAGCATTGTCTTCAAGTTgcatgtcacatcccaaaaatcgagTTAATACAATCGGGTTTGTGAACCAAGAGTGGTCACACCCCGATTTTTGAGGTTATCTTtatgtgtttttttttaataaaatgagtTATTGGTTTAATGGTTAAACGTTAGTGAAATTGTCTTTGAAACTCGAATTCGAATCCTtccctctctttttcttttattcttcCTCCAGCTTGTGCCACCCCTATTTTCTACTTCCTTGAGTTGTGTCGCCTTTCTGTCCTCCTTGCTCTACATTATCGCCAAATTGTCACCACCTTACACTGCCGACCTACCGCACCGCCatcatcattttttttctttctcctcccttttcttttctttttccaaataTCCTATAACTATATAAGAACTCTGTTGAGTTTTTCTATTCCAATCTATTTAAGAAAGAGTTCAAATCTAGTCGACTCGTATTATCATTGATTATTGGACTAATCACATCATAAATCCCAAATTTTAACATAGCATCATGGAAAAATTTGACCAGATATGCAATATAGGAGTATTAAGGATTGAAGTTGTATATCGGATTTGCAATTAAAGGTGTGAGTTCTAACCAATTAAAGATTGTGGACGTTCTATCCATaaataatatatgtgtatatttaataataatatttttagaaaCTGTTGTTGTACTTATGACTAACTGGTTGCATAAGAATTCTTGGTGAAGCGATcaatgtaacaactcgattttgggcttagtcaaaacagtaattttgagaccataaatttgaagttgataaaattattttattaattatttttgggttatagcatgattataaggGTGTGTGAAaaattggtgaagtaattttagcgtttgagggcttaattttaaaaaaggactaaatcgcataaagtgcaaaagtcctattttaatagctaaaggtgcAAAATAGATAGAGAACCTAAATTAGgggtttttaaaataaaattagactCTAAGATAGTGCATGGCAGGGCATAGGAGACAATTTTGCCAAAAAGTCCAAGTATGGTGGGTTTGGTGGCTactttgactaaaatagaaataaaataagaaaaagatgatatcacattctcatcttcttcactaaCACCGATTTTTTAGCCATTTTTAAGgtttttaagcttcaaaaatttcagcaacttgttcctcttgcaagtaagtgatttacatactttttgttgatgatttttacatttttgaaccccttgaattataagctttctattaaggggactattttgcaaaatgtttgagatttaaggtttttccatgaaatcatatgtatagttttctaaaattttatggaatgatatgAGTATTGTATGTgtattaaacaacttttgtgaagagatttctaatgaaaaccctaatagggaatattttgcataagttgaaattttgatgataaatgtgtgagatagtggaaattttggaatTTCTATAAGAGAAAaaggggttcggctaggcttttgatatgatgaaagtcgataaaaatcgattttcggaccTAGTGGTAAAATGGTTGTTTTGTAAAAttctagaggcaaaatggtcatttttcccaagtatagattattgagtgcctagatcgataaagtgattaaatttgtgaatttttgctattatagatcaagaaattcaaactccgaacttagaccgggggaaggccaagcaaattgATTAGACCGATTAGACACCatattttgtaaccgaggtaagttgtatgcaaataatacaactacattatcATTATATGTGATGAGTTAATTTAGCATGAATtacttgattttggaaatgtgaatgcatgatgataatttagatagtagaattcccgtttaAACCATaagaaataaatcgaatattcatgccataacgtataggttattgtgagctagtgtaagacatgtttgggacatgcatcggccatattacgaaagccagtgtaagaccatgtctagaacatggcatcggcattgagatgagagccagtgtaagacgtgtctggaatgtaagacatgtctgggacatgcatcgactatgagttgagctagtgtaagaccatgtccgggacatggcatcggcatcctaCCCTATGTTGAGGCTCATTGAATATCTGGTAgtgtttcgaatggttcaacagtaAGAGTTATGGTTTAAAATCAAGAGAAAAGTATAATCATGTtgtaagtgatacaggtacctaatcAGTCTGTGTGAGACGTGAGttcaatatatattatatgatgagTATTGGattgtgatgagtaagttgtgtttaTGCCTATTTATATCAAGagcatgttgatgaatggtatCGTTGTTGCTATGTGTTTGCATacttcttactaagctttatacttactcccCCTCTtctctattttcttatagtgttgccTAAATAGCTCGAGGATCAACAGACATCGGATGccacgatcacactatcattcaaagcacttggtatagttagatttctTGTTtttgtatatggcatgtatagggctagaatttaatgttttgtgtcattgagaaatagccaaatgtgttggcttgggataaatacatttattttgtataaggctatGGTTAATggttaatgctcattttgatatttatatagAAGGtattattttcatggatgagtaaaatgcacaaataAAATGTTGTCCATCATAGTTAgtttggctatgtgatgtgcccttGTTTTGGTATGGATTGATTTCATACAGGTTATATAAATaaaggtggcaaagaggcttggtaaatagccttattttgtccacacgggtaggcacacgggtgtgtgtctaggccgtgtgtgacacacgatccgCCACATTGGCTTGTGATCcagtgtgtgtcccctgcacgtaaaatttgctaGTCAGTACGCATAGTAGTAAATGCACagatagagacacggccgtgtgtctcgcgggcgtgtgccttggccgtgtgacacttAAGAATTGCTAACAtcaaaaacagaatgtccaagtttttgcacatgTGCAAGTCATGGccttgtgaaggacacgggccagggacacgggcgtatgccaggctgtgtgaaaactcctgtaggtgtgaatttagaattaattctgcacgtgtgagggacacgggcgtgtccttgtattgcttaggccgtgtgagtcacatgggccAATAGCACTACCATGTCGAattggtcacacaggcgtgttgcccctcccacatgggcgtgtgcccctgtggcTAGTAACATTTTTCAGGGATCATAGTAAGACTCGAATCATTcctgaatggttttaaatgaacGTTTAGAGCCTAGTAGGTCTTTATTATGGAGTTTTCGATTTGGAgtggaaaagttttaaatttgacaaAATTTTGATGACTAAGAAACGTGTGAATGTATTTGACCGCCttaggtaacacctcgtattctgtCCCGGCGTAGGGTACGTGTGTGGGTTGTTACCATCAATGAGTGGTAAATCCTTTATTAGGATTGGCTAAAAgtaaatacccctgatttacgaAACTTGTAATATCGATCATGTGTGTAAGGATATTAAATGATGCTATATTGTTTTAGTGTGATCTATGATGCTAAAGCATGCCACAGTTCTGTTATTGATATTGATAGCATGATAAATCATGTTCATTGAGACTAATATATCTAAATGCATGTTAAAGACAAGCCTACTGTTTCTGTTAAAATCAATAACATGATAAAAACATGTTTACTGATACTGAAATACTGTATGCATGATAATTCATGCCTACTATTTTTGCCGCTGATCACATGTTAAAATCATGCCTATTGTATTGTTTCTAGTATTGTTATAACATGTCATACTGCATTGTATTGGGGTTAAGACGATTTTGATGGTATTTTGTCAATGGCTACTCTCGACA belongs to Gossypium arboreum isolate Shixiya-1 chromosome 7, ASM2569848v2, whole genome shotgun sequence and includes:
- the LOC108486195 gene encoding uncharacterized protein LOC108486195 translates to MLHIRFIDIILWVFLVSYTLKNSSMHSHQGDESKEYVVSVRKEFDEGFRERKMGGHEVGVDSKNSGANYSYDGKCKTWDHETKVERDDFVALGDDYGGPKRHPPEHN